The Usitatibacter rugosus genome segment CTCGAGCCACGCGAGGCGCGCCGGGTCGTACATCGGGATCACCTGCGTGCCGTAGCTGCCGTAGGCCGAGAGGATGAGCGGGTTCTCGCCGTTCAGCGTCGTGGTCTTCAGGTACACCAGCGTGACCGGGATCTTGGTGCCGTCGGCCGCCGTCGCGTACAGGCGCACCTCGTCCATCGCGTCGAAGTCGGCGACCGGCTTGGGCTGCAGCTTGGTGTCGAGAAGATCGCCGCTCTTCGCGTCGACGTGCACCACCGCGGGCGGCTCGATCCAGCCCTGCAGCTTCAGCAGGGCGCCGGGCTGGCGCGGGCTCGCGATGATCTGCGCGATGTGCGTGTCGAACGGCGTCTTCACGAACTCGGGCTTCTTCAGACCCAGGAAGCCGACGGGCAGCTTCTCGAGGCGGTCCACGCCGCCCACGTTGCTGCGGATGTAGAGCGCGTCCTGCGCCATCGCCATGCCCTGGATCACGGCATCGCCCTCGGGCACTGCCACCTTCGCCTTCGCGACCGAGCTCCCGGCGGAGGCGGGAATGCGCAGGACCTTGTGGTTATCCGCCTTGTGGTGCGAGAGCAGCAGCAGCTCGTCCTTCCACGGCTCGACGGCGATCACGTCGTCCTCGAAGCCGACGATCTTGCGCCAGCGCGGCGTTCCGGCCTCGAGCTCCTTCAGCTCCGTCGCGTGCACCGCGAGCTCACGGCGCGCGCCCTCTCGCACGACGGCATACGCGTAGTGCGAGTCGATCGGCACGATGATGCTGGGGAACGACACCTCGGGCACGTCGCGCGCGCCGCCCACACCGGGCGCGAAGACGATTTCATCGCGCGCAGCGTCGCGGCCGAGGAGGTGGCGATAGATGCGGATGTTCGCGTAGCGCTTGCTTCGCTCCGGGCCATCGGCGAGGCGCGCATAGAAGAACGAGCGGCCGTCGGGCGACCAGGCGAGGCGGCTGTTGAAGCGCGCGCGGTCGATGGTCACGGGAAGGTCCTTGCCCGTGGCCACGTCGAACACGCGCAGCACCGAGGCCTCCGTGCCCGACGTGGACGTGCCGAACGCGACGTGGCGGCCGTCCGGCGAAGGGACGAACCAGTCGATGGCGCCCTTTCGCGGACCGTCGGAGAAGCGGTCCGGATCGACGAGCTTCTTCTCGGCGCCCGCGAAGCCGTCGCGCATGAAGAGCGTGGGACCGGCGAGGCCGGGGGCGAGCTTGAGGTAGAACACGCGCGAGCCGCTCACCGCGACGGTGAGCACCGTGACCTGGAACTCCGAGAGGCTGCGGATGCGCTCCAGCAGCCGCTCGCGGCCCGGGATGCGGTCGAGTTGCGAGCGCGCGTAGTCCGCCTCGGCGCGGAAGAAGGCCTGCGTCTCCGGGCTTTCGAGATCCTCGATCCAGCGGTAGGAGTCCACGACATCGACGCCGTGAATCGTCTCGTGCACGTCGATCGCGCGCACCGGCGGATACGGCGAAGGCGGTGCAAGCGGTGCAGGCGATGCCAGCGGCGCGGGGGATGCAGGCGGTGCGGCGGGCTGCTGCGCCCCGGCGATGCCGGCGAGAACGACGA includes the following:
- a CDS encoding prolyl oligopeptidase family serine peptidase encodes the protein MLRLAPLFFVVLAGIAGAQQPAAPPASPAPLASPAPLAPPSPYPPVRAIDVHETIHGVDVVDSYRWIEDLESPETQAFFRAEADYARSQLDRIPGRERLLERIRSLSEFQVTVLTVAVSGSRVFYLKLAPGLAGPTLFMRDGFAGAEKKLVDPDRFSDGPRKGAIDWFVPSPDGRHVAFGTSTSGTEASVLRVFDVATGKDLPVTIDRARFNSRLAWSPDGRSFFYARLADGPERSKRYANIRIYRHLLGRDAARDEIVFAPGVGGARDVPEVSFPSIIVPIDSHYAYAVVREGARRELAVHATELKELEAGTPRWRKIVGFEDDVIAVEPWKDELLLLSHHKADNHKVLRIPASAGSSVAKAKVAVPEGDAVIQGMAMAQDALYIRSNVGGVDRLEKLPVGFLGLKKPEFVKTPFDTHIAQIIASPRQPGALLKLQGWIEPPAVVHVDAKSGDLLDTKLQPKPVADFDAMDEVRLYATAADGTKIPVTLVYLKTTTLNGENPLILSAYGSYGTQVIPMYDPARLAWLERGGVLAVAHVRGGGEYGEGWHRAGRLTAKRNTVQDLVAVAEFVTRYGFTSARKLAIEGSGAGGIPVGGALVRRPELFAAVVPRVPMMDMLRFDVSPAGRTDIPEFGTITTKAGFEALREISPYHQVKDGTAYPAVLFSAGMNDARIDPWHAGKMAARLQAANPNGKPVLLRVDFDAGHGPGTSRRLREQEVADVYAFLLWQFGVPEFQPPQATPLAPAPVIVPVPAPAGGTPSPTLAPSTTLAPAPAPVPAPGTPPAPEVK